The nucleotide window cagagataTAGATAACAAGCATAACCTCCTAACCCAACAACTAAAGTTTTAGTCAGTGTCTGTAGGGGCATGGGTCTATCTCCAGTTAATGCCCAACACTCATGTCCAATTAAAATACAATTAATAACCTGTGAGGCAACTCCCCTGAAAGGAGGGTGGTCACCAGGGACAACCCCTACATAGGGAAGTGTGTAAACTGTCACAAGCTCGAATTCCTGCCTTTACCCATTGCCAGTGTAAATGTAACTCAGTATCCCAGCTCACAAAGACACCTTTGATGCTGTCAGGTGAACAAGACAATTTCAGCACTCCattctaatccccctggcattatcCACTGAGCTGATAACCTTCCCCAAGTGAACCATTTCCCCAAACTTCATTCCAGAGAAATCCTGCTTACAAATCCACATTTCCTCAAAACAAACTGAATTGTGAAAATTTCGCACCAGATGCTGGATTCACCCAAATCCCATGACCTCTCCTGAAATTCACTCTTACTAATGGTGCTGTCAGTGTTCCTAAGAGATGGCAGTTTAAGTtggttagtacagacacccaacTTTTATGGTAATTAATAGCTTGACTATTGGCATTCCACAACTCCTGATTATCCCCATTATATGGAGCACAGTTACTTTTACACACCAGCTCCAAACCAGCCCTACATGATAAGCACCACATCTGTATCATCCTGATGTTTACTGTTGCTCATGATGATGGGCCATGTTATATGTTGCTCCCAGCTTACCTTCTGATGATGGTGATGGCACTTCACATCTGGACAGATGATGACTGCTCTCTGCAACAGACTCAGTGATGGAGCAAGATTCAAGGATTCTACACGAGGCCATATTCTGTTCCTCAATCAGTGAAGTCCAGCCATTGTTCTGCATCTCGGATCTCAATCCATCAGTTTTCCAGGACTCTTTGTCCATACATGAATTCTTTTTGCGAAAATGAGAAGTCAGAAACTTCCACCAGCTGCTCTCCCCCGAGTTTCCTTTTGGTGAGTGTGCCGACCTCACTTTAGGAGGTGTGTAAGTGTCTGTAACCGACTGCTGATGCACCAGGCAATTCTGACATTGCTTATGCCAGTTGGGCATATCTTGGTTGGGTGTTTCTGAGGGAGACAACCTTGCACTTACAGGTGACTTTAGTCTTGGTGGAAAGGAGTCGCCAACACTGTGTGTCCTGGCCCTGCTGCTCTCACTCTCCTTTTTGTTCTCAGCCCCTCTCCTTATCCGAAAGCTCAGGCTTCTTCTCAGCGATTTGAAGGATATTTTGGAATTTTGAGTCTTGTGGTCACTTACTGCTTCTTTCTCACTGGCCACTTTCCTGGCAGGGCTAACCCATCGGTGGCTAGACCATCGATAGCTGGTTCGGAGGAAGGCAGAGCTCTCGGATCTGGCAGTCCGCCCAGGTACTGCACTGTCTGGTACCTCAGCCCCACCATGTGAAGCAGTTCTGTTAATCTCAAGGAAACTCATACTGAGAGGTCGACGTAGTTCCTTCTTCCCAGGGTACAGAATGCACCCTCCAGGCTGTGCAGTTACTGTTGCTGCTTCATTATGCTGCTGAGAATGTTCCCCTTTACTCAGTGGACCCCGATCAAtccctgtcctcctcacagctgccGACACTGACTGTGATTCCAGCTCTGGGAATAATCCAATCCTTTTCTCTGGGACACAGATGCTCCTAGGCCGCCTCAGTCTGTCTCTTACAGAATTCCGTGGAGAATCGACCATTACATTTGAAAGGTTTCCACTGAAATCGACAGCGTCACTGGGCTTGGTCTCTTTCCGGGGCCGACCCGCCCGGCCCTCAATTAATTTCTTGAATTTAACCTGTAAGGCACCGGTGATATTTACCTGTTCACACACAGCAGCAGATTGAGCAACCTCCGCCTGGGCCCCAGCTGGGTGACAGCAGCGACATTTCTTTGCAAAGTGATCAGCTTCTGCCTGCAATATCCTCTTGTGTTCCAGTATGCTATGCTCCATCTCTTGCTGTCTGTCAGTGCCCTCAGTGTTGGCAGTCACACcatctcccacactgcccaaGCTCAGGTTGGTCTCACCAGGAGCTCGGAGACCAAAGCCATCTAATGAACACACTTGCTTCAGCTGCTGTTGACTTGCAGACTGCTCCAGgacgctgtgccaccctgtcccCCGTGTGACAGACAGCATTAAGCTGGGAACTACTGCTGTTCAGGGAAGAGCACTGGCCTGTCAGGCAACACCAACAACTTTCACTCTCCGCCGTCTCATTGGGTGCTGGAATCTCCCGGCCCAAAGGAAAACATTCCACTCTGCTTGAGTCACTTCAAGAACTGGAGCTaaaccagcttttaaaaaaataacaatcCATGCGCAGTATGTGAGGGAGTTTCGAGCAAGCAGTAACTAGACACAAGTGCTGCTGGAAGGGGTCTCCCACATGCTGGTTCCAAGTCGGAATTCTGCAGCATACAAGCATCTATCCTCCCAGTTCAGCAGCGTCCTAGCTATTCCGACAAGCAGTGAACAAAACTGAATTCTGAGTACAACAGACAGCATTGCTACTGTGAGCCCCTGGCTGCTAACCTCTTGTTGTGGCTTGCACTCAGAACTGCGACATGTCAGTTGCTTTCTGTGTCAGACCTGGACGTGATTAGTTGAGAAATGTTCTCACACACCGTGCCTGCATGCCTGTACCTTGTACTGCATCtatcagcacagagagagggaaaatgtGGAATGGATCCACTTCACTCCCACTGCCAGCTCACACCGTCCTGAAGAGGAATCCTGCACACATGAACTGTGATGACGGTGAACAGGAATCAATGCTGACTGGAGGTAGAGTGAGGGGATCAGCAGAATGAGGGGATTTGGGAATGTGGGACTGACACCAGCGGATTGCATGCGACTGTTCAGCTAAACTGCAGCTTCTGCCCTTCCACTTCACATTCAACACCTGGGGCTCTGTGTCACTAACCACTGTACAGTTCACCAATTCCAAATCATGCCCAGTCTCACTTACTCATCTCAAtaaagactcacctgatgaaggagcagtgctccgaaagctcgtgataccagataaacctgttgaactttaacctgatgttgtgagacttcttactgtgcccaccccagtccaacgccggcatctccacattgtcatTTCACTAATGCTGAGAGAGGTTAGAGCatcagggggggagtgagggagagagatggggataTGGTGCAGTGGTCCTGAGTGCCCAGGCGGGGGTCCAGTTGTCAGGGAAGGGAGTACAAAGGGACCGTGTTGATGGAGTGCGGCTTGTGCAACAAATGCTGCGACCCACATTTCAGCAGCATAACCAAcagggaatgctacactgtcagaggtgccaccttttGAGTGACACATTTAAGCAGGTCTATCCCCTGTATATTCACCCAGTGATTCCACTCCCACTTCCTAGTTTTAACCCAGTGACTCCAGTCGCATcactttatttattctttcacaggatgttaaCGCTGTTGCctaggctaggccagcatttattgcccatcccaaattgccctcaaggtggtggtcagctgcctacttgaaccgctacagtccaaGGTGTCGGTATACCCACAGTTcagtaagggagggagttccaggatgttgacccagtggCATTGAAGAAACGGGctgtatttccaagttaggacacTAAGTAGCTTGGAGGACAGCTTCCATGTggtgtgtttccatgcatctgctgtccttgtccttcaaggtcatgggtttggaaggtgctgtcaaagcagccttggtgagttcctgcagtgcaacttgtagatggtacgcactgctgtCACATTGTGCCAGGtgaggaggaagtgaatgtttacggTGTGGATGAGGTACTGAtcaagttggctgctttgtcctgaatggtttcGAGCTCGTTGAGTGTTGTTACAGGCAGTGGAGATTATTCcgtcacacacctgacttgtgccctgtagatggtggacaagctttggggagttatTCACCacggaattcccagcttctgacctactctagtagctacagtatttatatggctagtccagtactgtaacccccaggatgttgataaaccagctgatggtaatgtcattcatTGTCATGGGGTGACAgttcgattctctcttgttggagatggtcatttcctgacacaaatgttacttgtcaataTCAGCACAAGACTGAATTTTGTCCAGATGTTTCTGCATTTAGACATggcctgcttcagtatctgaggaaccgCGAATGCTGTTGAACATTGCGCAGTTATTAGTGAACATCCTCGcacctgaccttataatggaaggaatgtcattgatgaagcagctggagatgattGGGCCTCGGAAGCtatcttgaggaactcctgcagagatgtcctggagctgagatgattgatctccaactaccacaaccatcttcctttgtgccaggtatgactccaaccagcggagagcttTCCCTCAATTCTCATTGGCTCCAGTTTTGCCAGATCTCTTTGACATTATACTCCATAACATGTGAcattgatgccaagggcagtcactctcacctcacctctggcatttgaCTCTTTTCTTCATATTTGaagcaaggctgtaatgaggtcagaagctgagtggccctggcagaaactactaagtaagaagtttaacaacaccaggttaaagtccaacaggtttatttggtagcaaaagccacacaagctttcgaggctctgagccccttcttcaggtgagtgggaattctgttcacaaacagaacttataagacacagactcaatttacatgaataatggttggaatgcgaatacttacaactaatccagtctttaagaaacaaaacaatgggagtggagagagcatcaagacaggctaaaaagatgtgtattgtctccagacaagacagccagtgaaactctgcaggtccacgcaactgtgggagttacaaatagtgtgacataaattctgattctaggatcgcatgataaagactcaggaggaaaaaagcagaaatatttatgtgaaatagtgtgacataaacccaatatcccggttgaggccgtccttgtgtgtgcggaacctggctatcagtttctgctccgcgactctgcgctgtcgtgtgtcgcgaaggccgccttggagaacgcttaccaggttccgcacacacaaggacggcctcaaccgggatattgggtttatgtcacactatttcacataaatatttctgcttttttcctcctgagtctttatcatgcgatcctagaatcagaatttatgtcacactatttgtaactcccacagttgcgtggacctgcagagtttcactggctgtcttgtctggagacaatacacatctttttagcctgtcttgatgctctctccactcccattgttttgtttcttaaagactggattagttgtaagtattcgcattccaaccattattcatgtaaattgagtctgtgtcttataagttctgtttgtgaacagaattcccactcacctgaagaaggggctcagagcctcgaaagcttgtgtggcttttgctaccaaataaacctgttggactttaacctggtgttgttaaacttcttactgtgtttaccccagtccaacgccggcatctccacatcagaaactaCTAAGTCAGTGAGCTGAGTGAATACTGAGTGATAGGTATGCCAATGGCACCTTCCACACAGATTTATGAAAGggcatcatgtttgacaaatctgttgggagttttctgagGATGTTACAAGCCAAATAGATAagagagaaccagtggatgtggtgtgttTGGATTTTCGAAGGGCTTTCAATAATGTCCCAACACGAAGTTAGTAAACAAAATAAGaccacatgggattgaggggaaTAAATGgacatggattgagaactggtgaataagaagtctcaaaacaccaggttaaagtccaacaggtttatttggcagcacgagctttcggagtctcaggctccttcatcaggtgagtgaggagtcatgttcacaaacagggcatataaagacacaaactcaatttacaagttaATGGTTAGAATgggagcctttacaggtaatcaagtcttaaaggtacagacaatgtgagtggagagacaatgtcttcaccttcaacaaccagttcttcatcggaacagccatggggaccaaattcgcacctcaatatgccaacatctttatgtacaggttcgaacaagacctcttcaccgcacaggaccttcaaccgatgctatacactagatacatcaatgacattttcttcctttggactcatgacgaacaatcattgaaacaaccatATGTTGACATCAACAAgtcccatcccaccatcagactcaccatggactactctccggaatcggttgcattcttggacacacgcatcttcatcaaggacagtcacctccaCACTTCACTGTAtcacaagcccacagataacctcacgatgctccacttctccagcttccaccctaaacacgttaaagaagccatcccctacggacaagccctccggagACACAGgatatctgctcagatgaggaggatcgcaacagacacctacagatgctgaaagacgccctcttaagaacaggatatggcgctcgactcatcgatcgacagttccgacgtgccacagcgaaaaaccgcactgacctcctcagaagacaaacacgggacacggcggacagagtacccttcgtcgcccagtacttctccggagcagagaagctacgacaccttctccggagccttcaaaatgtcatcgatgaagacgaacatctcgccaaggccatccccacacccccacttcttgccttcaaacaatcgcacaacctcaaacagaccattgcccgcagcagactacccaaccttcaggagaagtgACCACCACACcgcacaaccttgccacagcaacctctgcaagacgtgccggatcatcgacacggatgccatcatcttacgtgagaacaccatccaccaggtacatggtacatactcttgcaacttggccaacgttgtctacctgatacgttgcaggaaaggatgtcccgaggcatggtacattagggagaccatgcagacgctacgacaacggatgaatcaacaccgctcgacaatcaccaggcaagactgttctcttcctgttggggagcacttcagtggtcacgggcattcggcctctgatcttcgggtaagccttctccaaggcggccttcacgacacacgacaacgcagagtcgctgagcagagactgatagccaagttccgcacacgaggacggtcttaacagggaccttgggttcatgtcacactatctgtaacccccacaacttgcctgggcttgcaaaatctcactaactgtcctgtctggagacaatacacatctctttaacctgtgcttaacccactctccactcacattgtctgtacctttatgacttgattacctgtaaagactcgcattccaaccattattttgtaaattgagtttgtgtctttatatgccctgtttgtgaacagaactcccactcacctgatgaaggggcagcgctccgaaagctaatggcttgtgctaccaaataaaccttttggacttcaccttggtgttgtgagtcttcttactttatcaatcaaggtatagattacaaaatcggggaagtcatgttggagttgtatagaactttggtgaggccacagctggagtactgtgtgcagttctggtcaccacattataggaaggatgtgattgcactggagggggtgcagaggagattcaccaggatgctgcctgggatggaacatttaagttatgaagagaggttggataggcttgggttgttttcattggagcagagaagactgaggggcagcctgattgaggtgtacaagattatgagggacatggacagagtggatagggagcagctgttccccttagttgaaaggtcagtcacgaggggacataggttcaaggtgaggggcaggaggtttaggggtggatgtgaggaaaaccttttttacccagagggtggtgacggtctgcggaatgcgctgcctgggagggtggtggaggtgggatgcctcacagcctttaaaaagtatctggatgagcacttggcacatgataacattcagggcaatgggcccagtgctggcagatggggtgaGGTGGGAATTCAGTTGTTTCTCATGTGTGGGTGTggagtcaatgggctgaagggcctcttctgcgcagtatgattctatgattaaatatcccctcatcttgtttcttcttccatgcatcacctcgcacttatcagggttaaatatctgccactgctccgcccatctgaccaacccatcgatATCTCCCTGTAACCTACcaccatcttcttcactattgaccaccccaccaatcttggtgtcatctgtaaacttgcttatcattccccccacatcatcatctatatcatttacgTATGGAACAAACAAGAGGGACCcagaactgatccttgtggtataccgctggacaccagcctccagtcCCTCAAACAGCCTTCTTTCCACCACTGccttttgtgtcctattactCAGCCAGTTTCTGATTCATCctgccaagtttccctgaattctgtGCGCTTTAATCTTCTCAGTCAGTGAGAGTGTGGTCAGAGTGAAGTCTGTTCAACTCAAACTCCTATCATTCATCCTGGAGAATTATTTGCAGCAGATCCTGGGTACGGGCTGGGTGAGAAAGGCGGCTTCCCCTTCACACTGATCTCTGCTGTACACTGGCCAAGCCTGGACACATACCGCCCTCTGGTGCCGAGGACCTGAACACCCTTCACAgtatgctgcctctcagtgaatGCAGGCATTCGGAGCCCTCAGCAtttactatggctggaatttcacCGGCACTCCCTCCCCGGAATCGGgctgggtgaggctcgcagaacagcattctccattggcctcaggcaggatcttccgagcctcgggcgggtgaggcggtaaaattccggcatttaTACCTTGGGACTGAACTCACTAAGAAACAAAGAAGCGTGTGCAGCAAGTTCCAGCGTTCTCTCCCTTTCAGGACAGGGATGAAGAGAAATAGTTTTCTTTCAGAGGATCATTAAAAGTGTGGAGTTCTCTCCCACAGAGCACAGTGGAGACTGGGGCCCCAGTGTTACGGcccttcacgccggtgggattttcccatcccgctgcagtgaatggagatttggctgggtgctcaGTTCTCCGGCCTCGCTGCAGCCGGTGCGTGGCGTTAATGGCCAGTAAGGTTGTGCCCTGGGtctttaaatttattcaaggctgagtcacAGAGATTTTTGAAAGGTGTTTCCAttgtgtcagtgcggactcgatgggctgaagggcctcttctctgCTGTATGGCTCTATGACAAGGATATAGGGGGAGCAGACAGGaaatgaggccacaatcagatcagccacaatcttttgAACAGTGGGCAGGCtaaagcggctgaatggcctaccccctgCTCCTCAGTCCTAGGTTCCTCGCTAGAGACAGGCCGATCACACGGTGTAAGTGAACTGAGTGAGTTAACTGCTCTCAGTGAAGTCAGCAATCGGACTGATCACCCTGAATTGGGGAGGAACAGTGAATATTATACAAGGTTCCGATTCCAGATTGCTGCAGACACTGACATACAGCAACTGAAGAAGTCAGATTCAGTTTTAATTGCATGTATCTGGGAGATTTGGGGGGTTCCACATTCATCCATCTTGCCATGTAACCTATTCACCATGCCGTTCTCTCTGCAATAACACTGCCATCAGAACTTGTGCAAGAATATTGGGTGAGACCTATTATGACCCTCCGTGTGATCTGTCATCACTCAATGTGTGAGGGAATCGAGAGCTGTCACCAGCAATGCGGAGCTCCAGAGGAGAACAGAGATGAAAGGACTGAACTGTATAAATAGATAAAATAAAACCGAATAAGCTGTAGTTTCAGATCAGTTACCCACGAGCAGAAAATCCCCTGCAGAGCCCTGGAATTTATCATTCAATAATCTATTTTCAAATCTGCaattcaaagaataaagaacaaagaaaattacagcacaggaacaggcccttcggccctccaagcctgcaccgaccatgttgcctgacttaactaaaaccccctacccttccggggaccatgtccctctattcccatcctattcatgtatttgtcgagatgcctcttaaaagtcactattgtattccTCAGTGAAGAAGATACAAGGTGATTGGGTGGATGAGGATTACACATTACCCTCATCACTGACCGCCATTTCGTAACCACTGTCCAACTCCAGCCCTCTTTCAGCTCATCTGGTGCCAATGTTCATCCATGCCCTGGTCATCTCCAGACTGAACTATTCCAACATTCTCCTCAGCAACTTCCATCCTCTGAAAACATCCACTCAAATTAAACTGCTGCCCATAACAAAACGTCCTGCTGACCCATTACAGCTGACCGCAGTGCTGGGGATGCAGGGGAAGGATAAGAAAATTGAGGATTTGTTATTTGTTAGTTTGGATCCAGTACCCCAGCTGGGATCTTCAGGCTGGACAGAGGCTGCTGTGGAGAGGTTAGAGCTTTccctagtcatagagtcatagagtaatcgaggtttacagcatggaaacaggccctttggcccaacttgtccatgccgccctttttcttaaaacccctaagctaatcccaattgcccgcatttggcccaaatccctctatacccattgtacccatgtaactgtctaaatgctttttaaaagacaaaattgtacccgcctctacaactacctctggcagcttgttccagacactcaccaccctgtgtgtgaaaaaattgtccctctggacactttatctctcccctctcaccttaaatctatgccctctagttttagactcccctacctttgggaaaagatgttgactatctagctgatttgtgcccctcattattttatagacctctataagatcacccctcagccttctacgctccagagaaaaatgtcccagagtctatccagcctctccttataactcaaactatcaaactAAATatgggtactaaaagaaacggcagaagaaatagcaaatgcattagttgtaatttatcaaaattcactggactctggggatgtgccagctgattggaaaacagctaatgtaacgccactgtttaaaaaaaggaggtagacaaaaggcaggtaactacaggccggttagcttaacgtccgtagttgggaaaatgctggaatctatcattaaggaagaaatagcaggaaacctggaaaagaatggttcttgctgtttgtcattttcataaatgacctggatgaggaagtggaggaatgcgttggtaagtttgccgacgacacgaaagttggtggggttgtggatagtctggagggatgtcagaagttacagagtgacatagataggatgcaagactgagcagagaagtggcagatggacttcaacccagataaatgcgtagtggtccattttggcaggtccaatgggatgaaggagtataatataaagggaaagactctgcgTACTGTggagggtcagaaggaccttggggtctgggtccataggactctaaaatcggccccgcaggtggaggaggtggttaagaa belongs to Mustelus asterias chromosome 7, sMusAst1.hap1.1, whole genome shotgun sequence and includes:
- the agap3 gene encoding arfGAP with GTPase domain, ankyrin repeat and PH domain 3 isoform X4, with product MLSVTRGTGWHSVLEQSASQQQLKQVCSLDGFGLRAPGETNLSLGSVGDGVTANTEGTDRQQEMEHSILEHKRILQAEADHFAKKCRCCHPAGAQAEVAQSAAVCEQVNITGALQVKFKKLIEGRAGRPRKETKPSDAVDFSGNLSNVMVDSPRNSVRDRLRRPRSICVPEKRIGLFPELESQSVSAAVRRTGIDRGPLSKGEHSQQHNEAATVTAQPGGCILYPGKKELRRPLSMSFLEINRTASHGGAEVPDSAVPGRTARSESSAFLRTSYRWSSHRWVSPARKVASEKEAVSDHKTQNSKISFKSLRRSLSFRIRRGAENKKESESSRARTHSVGDSFPPRLKSPVSARLSPSETPNQDMPNWHKQCQNCLVHQQSVTDTYTPPKVRSAHSPKGNSGESSWWKFLTSHFRKKNSCMDKESWKTDGLRSEMQNNGWTSLIEEQNMASCRILESCSITESVAESSHHLSRCEVPSPSSEDSFVNSQEWTLSRSVPELKVGIVGNLSSGKSALVHRYLTGTYVQEESPEGGRFKKEIVVDGQSYLLLIRDEGGPPEVQFAAWVDAVIFVFSLEDEISFQTVYNYYMRLSSYRNTAEIPMVLVGTQDAISATNPRVIDDARARKLSNDLKRCTYYETCATYGLNVERVFQDVAQKIVALRKKQQLSIGPCKSLPNSPSHSSVPNASIPSVHINQAANGGVFSDYSSSVPSTPSMSQKELRIETIAASSTPTPVRKQSKRRSNIFTSRKGSDTDKEKKSLDGKTDNIGSGRAIPIKQY
- the agap3 gene encoding arfGAP with GTPase domain, ankyrin repeat and PH domain 3 isoform X3, coding for MLSVTRGTGWHSVLEQSASQQQLKQVCSLDGFGLRAPGETNLSLGSVGDGVTANTEGTDRQQEMEHSILEHKRILQAEADHFAKKCRCCHPAGAQAEVAQSAAVCEQVNITGALQVKFKKLIEGRAGRPRKETKPSDAVDFSGNLSNVMVDSPRNSVRDRLRRPRSICVPEKRIGLFPELESQSVSAAVRRTGIDRGPLSKGEHSQQHNEAATVTAQPGGCILYPGKKELRRPLSMSFLEINRTASHGGAEVPDSAVPGRTARSESSAFLRTSYRWSSHRWVSPARKVASEKEAVSDHKTQNSKISFKSLRRSLSFRIRRGAENKKESESSRARTHSVGDSFPPRLKSPVSARLSPSETPNQDMPNWHKQCQNCLVHQQSVTDTYTPPKVRSAHSPKGNSGESSWWKFLTSHFRKKNSCMDKESWKTDGLRSEMQNNGWTSLIEEQNMASCRILESCSITESVAESSHHLSRCEVPSPSSEDSFVNSQEWTLSRSVPELKVGIVGNLSSGKSALVHRYLTGTYVQEESPEGGRFKKEIVVDGQSYLLLIRDEGGPPEVQFAAWVDAVIFVFSLEDEISFQTVYNYYMRLSSYRNTAEIPMVLVGTQDAISATNPRVIDDARARKLSNDLKRCTYYETCATYGLNVERVFQDVAQKIVALRKKQQLSIGPCKSLPNSPSHSSVPNASIPSVHINQAANGGVFSDYSSSVPSTPSMSQKELRIETIAASSTPTPVRKQSKRRSNIFTSRKGSDTDKEKKSLDGKTDNIGSGRAIPIKQASLAIWRHC